A genomic stretch from Nitrospirota bacterium includes:
- the cas2 gene encoding CRISPR-associated endonuclease Cas2 produces MERTLYLIAYDISNDKRLNRVRNFLKGYSTGGQKSVYECFLTDGELRYVKRKLERLIREDEDRVHIFTMDGRSRTHTLGIAVQPKDPEYFYIG; encoded by the coding sequence ATGGAAAGGACACTTTACCTTATTGCCTATGACATCTCAAATGACAAGAGGCTTAACCGTGTTCGGAACTTTCTCAAGGGTTACAGCACAGGTGGGCAGAAGTCTGTCTATGAATGTTTTCTGACAGATGGTGAGCTGAGATATGTGAAGAGAAAACTTGAAAGACTCATTAGGGAAGATGAAGACAGGGTTCACATATTCACTATGGATGGCAGAAGCAGAACACATACACTCGGAATTGCAGTTCAACCAAAAGATCCAGAGTATTTTTATATCGGGTAA
- the cas1 gene encoding CRISPR-associated endonuclease Cas1 produces the protein MGTAYIDRKDIHIKLDGQSLAIYSNNAREGVIPIKPLKRVVIVGNVMLDTNVLHRLSDNNISVLFLSGKTMRFRGMLHGRLHNNGILRLKQYEKALTDFGKEMALRFVATKIKNQVLFLKELSEQIEEKRFYFSQAIETLEKIREKLNNSIDLDSLRGFEGGASATYFSTFTRIFPESLEFRKRNRRPPEDPVNAMLSLCYTLLHYEVVREIETIGLDPTIGFYHQFEYGRESLACDLVEIFRTDADKMVWKVFRDGIFTPKDFSKENERPGCYLKKESRKIFYPVYEEWAKEIRLIIKEEVRKLAETIINNEETGVKN, from the coding sequence ATGGGCACAGCATATATTGACAGAAAAGATATTCATATCAAACTTGATGGGCAATCTCTTGCAATCTATTCAAACAATGCTCGAGAAGGTGTAATACCTATCAAACCATTGAAAAGAGTAGTCATTGTAGGCAATGTGATGCTTGATACCAATGTATTGCACAGGCTTTCGGATAACAATATCAGTGTTTTGTTCCTCTCTGGTAAAACTATGCGTTTCAGAGGAATGCTGCATGGCAGACTGCATAATAATGGTATCCTGAGATTGAAACAGTACGAAAAAGCTCTAACCGATTTTGGTAAAGAGATGGCTTTGCGTTTTGTGGCAACTAAAATAAAAAATCAGGTTTTATTTCTTAAAGAATTGTCAGAGCAAATAGAAGAAAAAAGATTTTATTTTTCTCAGGCAATAGAAACACTCGAAAAAATACGCGAAAAGCTAAATAATTCTATTGATCTCGATTCTTTAAGAGGATTTGAAGGAGGCGCATCAGCAACTTATTTTTCAACATTTACAAGAATATTCCCCGAATCCCTTGAGTTCAGGAAAAGGAACAGACGTCCACCCGAAGATCCTGTAAACGCAATGCTATCGCTATGCTATACGCTTTTGCATTACGAAGTAGTTAGAGAAATCGAAACTATCGGACTTGATCCTACAATTGGTTTTTATCATCAATTTGAGTACGGAAGAGAATCTCTTGCATGTGATTTAGTAGAGATATTCAGAACTGATGCTGATAAAATGGTCTGGAAAGTTTTCAGAGATGGGATATTTACTCCAAAAGATTTCTCTAAGGAAAATGAAAGGCCAGGATGTTATTTGAAAAAGGAAAGCAGAAAAATATTTTATCCAGTATATGAGGAATGGGCTAAGGAAATAAGATTAATTATAAAGGAAGAGGTCAGAAAACTTGCTGAAACAATAATTAATAATGAAGAAACAGGAGTTAAAAATTAA